In Paenibacillus ihbetae, the following are encoded in one genomic region:
- a CDS encoding nucleotidyltransferase, with protein sequence MKTVGIVVEYNPLHNGHELHFHKSKSITRADAVIAVMSGPFLQRGEPAIAGKRARTEMALAMGVDLVLELPVTYAVQPAEWFAYGAVATLHATGVVDSLSFGSESGTLEQLLPLSRVLAKEPDRLRAELDRRLAEGLSFPSAYGAAAAAAFGVTEKDAAGLRELLTKPNNSLGLHYLIALQRLESSIAPFTISRESAQYHDPEPGAGSIASATAVRRIIASQGVEAAAPYIPEYTLRILEREIRSGRAPMNWDRFRQPLFQTLLTLPPDQLAQCLEVTEGLEYRIRRMLPKLDNSSVDALLDSLKTKRYTRTKLQRMLVHIMLNHQKAGMNPGELARGPGYIRVLGFNETGKKLLRTMRKTASLPVVIKPAALDHPQLTRDLQAAAVYANAYPNADVRDLYHDYRLPPLTL encoded by the coding sequence GTGAAAACGGTTGGAATTGTGGTTGAATACAATCCCTTACATAACGGCCATGAGCTGCATTTTCATAAATCCAAAAGCATCACTCGCGCGGACGCGGTAATCGCCGTCATGAGCGGCCCGTTCCTCCAGCGCGGCGAGCCCGCTATTGCCGGCAAACGCGCCCGAACGGAAATGGCGCTTGCCATGGGAGTCGACCTCGTGCTCGAGCTGCCTGTCACCTATGCGGTGCAGCCGGCGGAATGGTTCGCGTACGGCGCGGTCGCCACCCTCCATGCAACCGGCGTCGTGGACAGCCTGTCCTTCGGATCGGAAAGCGGGACGCTGGAGCAGCTGCTCCCTCTCTCCCGCGTCCTGGCCAAGGAACCCGACAGGCTTCGCGCAGAGCTCGACCGCCGCCTTGCGGAAGGGCTAAGCTTCCCGTCAGCCTACGGCGCTGCAGCCGCAGCCGCCTTCGGCGTTACCGAGAAAGATGCTGCCGGACTCCGGGAGCTGCTCACGAAGCCGAACAATTCGCTTGGGCTCCATTACCTCATTGCGCTTCAACGGCTAGAGAGCTCCATAGCGCCCTTCACCATCTCCAGGGAAAGCGCTCAGTATCACGACCCCGAGCCGGGGGCCGGATCCATCGCCAGCGCAACGGCAGTCCGCAGAATTATTGCCAGCCAGGGCGTTGAAGCGGCTGCTCCATATATTCCCGAATATACGCTGCGGATTCTGGAACGCGAAATCCGGTCAGGCAGAGCCCCGATGAACTGGGACAGGTTCCGTCAGCCGCTGTTCCAGACCTTGCTCACGTTGCCTCCTGACCAGCTTGCGCAGTGTCTGGAAGTGACCGAAGGGCTTGAGTATCGAATCCGCCGAATGCTCCCCAAGCTGGATAACAGCTCCGTGGATGCGCTGCTGGATTCGCTCAAGACCAAGCGATACACCCGTACCAAGCTGCAGCGCATGCTGGTGCATATTATGCTGAACCACCAGAAAGCCGGGATGAATCCCGGCGAGCTTGCCCGTGGCCCGGGCTATATCCGGGTGCTTGGGTTCAATGAGACTGGAAAAAAACTTCTGAGAACAATGAGGAAGACCGCTTCCCTTCCGGTCGTCATTAAACCGGCCGCTCTGGATCATCCCCAGCTTACGCGCGACCTTCAAGCCGCCGCGGTGTACGCCAACGCCTACCCGAATGCGGACGTCCGCGACCTCTACCATGACTATCGGCTGCCGCCCCTTACTCTTTAG
- a CDS encoding YceD family protein yields the protein MLIQFRKLTTSDQPLQFHQTVDVTNAVKGRKDIVAVQPLQVDLKAVPSVAGSVDVRGSLEAELEMKCSRCLKPVNEHLHIPFHEVFQQVENPESIQDEDDDTTYVQGESVDLAPYVEEAFLLQLPLAPVCRDDCKGLCHNCGKDLNEGSCDCDTEVIDPRLAGLKDFFK from the coding sequence ATGCTTATTCAATTTCGTAAATTGACAACCAGCGATCAACCGTTACAGTTCCATCAAACCGTGGATGTTACGAATGCCGTAAAGGGTCGGAAGGATATCGTCGCCGTTCAGCCGCTGCAAGTGGATTTGAAGGCAGTTCCGTCCGTCGCAGGCTCGGTAGACGTTCGGGGAAGCTTGGAAGCTGAGCTGGAGATGAAATGCTCCCGCTGCTTGAAGCCGGTCAACGAACATCTGCACATCCCTTTTCATGAAGTATTCCAGCAGGTGGAGAATCCTGAATCCATTCAGGACGAAGATGACGACACGACATATGTACAAGGCGAGAGTGTGGATCTCGCCCCATATGTGGAGGAAGCATTTCTTCTTCAGCTGCCGCTAGCTCCGGTATGCAGAGACGACTGCAAGGGACTTTGCCACAATTGCGGCAAGGACCTTAATGAAGGCTCCTGCGATTGCGATACGGAAGTAATTGATCCGAGGCTGGCCGGGCTAAAGGACTTCTTTAAATGA
- the rpmF gene encoding 50S ribosomal protein L32: protein MAVPQRRTSKTRRDKRRTHFKLAVPGMVKCEQCGELKLAHRVCKVCGTYKAREIIKQ from the coding sequence ATGGCAGTACCTCAACGTAGAACGTCCAAAACACGTCGTGACAAGCGTCGTACTCACTTTAAGCTGGCTGTGCCGGGCATGGTGAAATGCGAGCAATGCGGAGAACTGAAGCTTGCACATCGCGTATGTAAAGTATGCGGAACGTACAAGGCAAGAGAGATCATCAAACAATAG
- the plsX gene encoding phosphate acyltransferase PlsX: MRIVVDAMGGDHAPNSNVEGALLAAKEWTDTEIILVGDQARIESLLQERPSNLKIVHASEVIEAEDEPVKAVRRKKDASMVVAGRMIREGQADAMISAGNTGALMTTGLLVVGRMNGIERPALAPMIPTLDGKGMLALDLGANMDSKPEHLQQYALMGSLYREKVHGIAKPRVGLLNVGTEAGKGNELTKHAYPLLKELPIHFVGNVESRDVMNGVCDVLVCDGFAGNILLKSIEGTAGALFSLLKEQFGKSLKTKLAAALMMPELRSLKSMLDYKEHGGAPLLGLGGLVVKSHGSSDANAVKNGIRQARTALQNQLVESISKEISGK, encoded by the coding sequence ATGAGAATTGTCGTTGACGCGATGGGCGGCGACCATGCGCCGAACAGCAATGTGGAAGGCGCGCTGCTTGCAGCGAAGGAATGGACGGATACGGAGATTATCCTCGTGGGCGATCAGGCACGGATCGAGAGTCTGCTGCAGGAGCGTCCCTCCAATCTGAAGATCGTCCATGCCAGCGAGGTGATCGAGGCGGAGGACGAGCCCGTGAAGGCCGTGCGCCGGAAGAAGGATGCCTCGATGGTCGTTGCGGGCCGAATGATCCGTGAAGGCCAAGCGGACGCCATGATCTCCGCAGGTAACACGGGTGCCTTAATGACAACGGGCCTGCTCGTCGTCGGCCGGATGAACGGAATCGAGCGCCCGGCGTTAGCGCCCATGATTCCGACGCTTGACGGCAAAGGAATGCTGGCGCTGGATCTCGGCGCGAACATGGATTCGAAGCCGGAGCATCTGCAGCAGTACGCGCTAATGGGCAGCCTCTACCGCGAGAAGGTGCACGGAATCGCCAAGCCCCGCGTCGGATTGCTTAACGTCGGGACGGAGGCCGGCAAAGGAAACGAGCTGACGAAGCACGCATATCCTTTGCTTAAGGAGCTGCCGATCCATTTTGTCGGCAACGTGGAATCGCGCGACGTGATGAACGGCGTATGCGATGTGCTGGTGTGCGACGGTTTTGCCGGCAACATTCTGCTCAAATCGATTGAAGGAACGGCCGGCGCGCTGTTCTCGCTTCTCAAGGAGCAGTTCGGCAAATCGCTCAAAACCAAGCTCGCCGCCGCGCTCATGATGCCGGAGCTGCGCAGCTTGAAGTCGATGCTGGACTACAAGGAGCACGGCGGAGCTCCGCTGCTCGGCCTTGGCGGGCTTGTCGTCAAGAGCCACGGCTCATCGGATGCGAACGCGGTGAAGAACGGGATCCGCCAGGCGCGCACAGCTTTGCAGAATCAGTTGGTAGAGAGCATTTCGAAGGAAATCAGCGGGAAGTGA
- a CDS encoding beta-ketoacyl-ACP synthase III has translation MNKLRPVGIIGTGKYVPEKILTNQDLEKMVDTSDEWIVSRTGIKERHVAAEHEATSDLAYHAAVNALKSAGMHAEDLELIIVATITPDMFFPSTACLLQDRLGAKKAAAFDLSAACSGFVYGLATATNFVKTGMYNNALVIGVDCLSRITDYSDRNTCVLFGDGAGAAIVGEVPEGRGFQAFDLGAEGAGGAHLYIEAGGSRLPASAETVNTNKHYIYMNGREVFKFAVRVMGSATEAVLAKAGIDKKDIDLFIPHQANIRIIKSAMERLELPEEKVVINVDKYANTSAASVPLALVEAQESGRLKPGDKVLMVGFGGGLTWGSSVLIW, from the coding sequence ATGAACAAGTTGCGTCCGGTCGGAATTATTGGCACCGGCAAATATGTGCCGGAGAAGATTTTAACTAACCAGGATCTGGAGAAGATGGTGGATACGAGCGATGAATGGATCGTCTCCCGTACCGGAATCAAGGAGCGTCATGTCGCAGCCGAGCATGAGGCAACGTCGGATCTGGCCTATCATGCTGCCGTGAACGCCCTGAAATCGGCGGGCATGCATGCGGAGGACCTGGAGCTGATTATCGTGGCTACCATCACTCCGGATATGTTCTTTCCGTCAACGGCTTGTCTGCTGCAGGATCGTTTGGGCGCCAAGAAGGCGGCTGCATTCGATCTCTCGGCAGCCTGCTCCGGGTTTGTATACGGACTGGCAACTGCCACGAATTTCGTGAAGACGGGCATGTACAATAATGCCCTGGTGATCGGTGTGGACTGCTTGTCGCGAATTACGGATTACAGCGATCGGAACACCTGCGTCCTGTTCGGCGACGGGGCCGGTGCAGCGATCGTCGGAGAGGTGCCGGAAGGCCGAGGGTTCCAAGCGTTTGATCTCGGGGCCGAAGGCGCAGGCGGCGCTCATCTGTACATTGAAGCCGGGGGTTCCCGACTGCCTGCTTCAGCGGAGACGGTAAATACGAATAAACATTACATTTATATGAACGGACGCGAAGTGTTTAAATTTGCGGTACGGGTCATGGGAAGCGCGACGGAGGCCGTGTTGGCCAAGGCGGGGATCGATAAGAAGGATATCGACTTATTCATTCCGCACCAGGCGAATATCCGGATTATCAAATCGGCGATGGAACGGCTTGAGCTTCCTGAGGAAAAGGTTGTCATCAACGTCGACAAGTATGCGAATACGTCGGCTGCGTCCGTGCCGCTGGCTCTTGTTGAAGCACAGGAGTCCGGCCGGTTGAAGCCGGGCGACAAAGTGCTCATGGTAGGCTTCGGCGGCGGATTAACCTGGGGCTCGTCCGTACTCATCTGGTGA
- the fabD gene encoding ACP S-malonyltransferase has protein sequence MGKTAFIFPGQGAQSVGMGQDAFNAVPSARDMFQTADDKLGFSLSSIIFNGPDEELKQTANTQPALLTTSMAYLEAIRGTGIKPDFVAGHSLGEYSALVCAGVLTFEEAVSIVRARGEYMEAAVPGGQGSMAAVLGAERQALAELCSSITADGHVVELANMNCPGQIVISGSAEGVAAAVERVKEAGGKRAIPLEVSGPFHSSLMKDAAGRLGDKLETATFQSPAVPVVANVTARPVEDASEIRGLLVEQVYSPVLWQDSVEWMIAQGVDTFVEIGPGSVLSGLIRKIDKTVKVINVNSLESAEKLESLM, from the coding sequence GTGGGGAAAACAGCATTTATATTTCCGGGGCAGGGCGCGCAATCCGTAGGGATGGGACAGGATGCGTTCAACGCCGTCCCCTCTGCACGGGATATGTTTCAAACAGCGGATGACAAGCTGGGTTTTTCGCTCAGCTCCATCATTTTCAACGGGCCTGATGAAGAGCTTAAGCAAACGGCGAATACGCAGCCGGCTCTTCTGACGACGAGCATGGCCTATCTGGAAGCGATTCGCGGCACGGGGATTAAGCCTGACTTCGTGGCAGGCCATTCCTTGGGCGAATACAGCGCGCTTGTATGCGCCGGCGTCCTGACATTCGAAGAAGCGGTTTCGATCGTAAGGGCGCGCGGTGAATATATGGAGGCTGCCGTTCCGGGCGGGCAAGGCTCCATGGCGGCCGTCCTGGGCGCTGAGCGTCAAGCGCTGGCCGAGCTGTGCAGCAGCATTACGGCCGACGGGCACGTGGTTGAGCTTGCGAATATGAACTGCCCGGGACAGATTGTTATTTCCGGTTCCGCCGAGGGCGTTGCTGCCGCGGTGGAACGAGTTAAGGAAGCCGGCGGCAAACGCGCCATACCGCTTGAAGTTAGCGGACCCTTCCATTCTTCGCTGATGAAGGATGCTGCCGGCCGGCTAGGCGATAAGCTGGAGACAGCAACCTTCCAATCTCCTGCCGTACCGGTTGTGGCGAACGTGACGGCCCGTCCGGTGGAGGATGCTTCAGAGATTCGCGGTCTGCTGGTCGAGCAAGTGTACTCACCTGTATTGTGGCAGGACAGCGTCGAATGGATGATTGCGCAAGGCGTCGATACTTTTGTCGAGATCGGTCCGGGCAGCGTGCTTAGCGGCCTCATCCGGAAGATCGACAAAACCGTCAAGGTGATTAATGTGAACAGCCTGGAGAGCGCTGAGAAACTGGAATCTCTTATGTAA
- the fabG gene encoding 3-oxoacyl-[acyl-carrier-protein] reductase, which translates to MNEGLKGQTALVTGASRGIGRSIALALADLGANVAVNYAGSEAAAAEVVEAIRAKGVSAIAVQSNVGRADEADAMVKQVLDTFGRIDILVNNAGITRDNLIMRMKEEEFDQVIETNLKGVFNCLKAVTRPMMKQRYGRIINISSVVGALGNPGQANYVAAKAGVIGLTKSAARELASRGITVNAVAPGFIDTDMTRELSEDMREGLLGGIPLARLGQPEEIAGVVAFLASESASYMTGQVLHVDGGMYM; encoded by the coding sequence ATGAATGAAGGACTGAAAGGGCAGACTGCGCTTGTTACGGGTGCTTCCCGCGGGATCGGCCGCAGCATAGCGCTTGCACTCGCCGATCTTGGCGCCAACGTCGCTGTCAACTATGCAGGGAGTGAAGCTGCCGCTGCGGAAGTCGTGGAAGCGATCCGTGCCAAGGGCGTATCCGCTATCGCGGTTCAATCCAACGTTGGACGGGCCGATGAAGCGGATGCGATGGTGAAGCAGGTATTGGATACATTTGGTCGAATAGATATCCTTGTGAATAATGCGGGGATTACTAGAGATAATTTAATCATGCGCATGAAAGAAGAGGAATTCGATCAAGTGATCGAAACGAATCTTAAAGGGGTGTTCAACTGCCTGAAGGCGGTAACCCGTCCGATGATGAAGCAGCGCTACGGTCGGATCATCAACATTTCGTCCGTCGTCGGAGCGCTCGGCAATCCGGGTCAGGCCAACTATGTGGCCGCGAAGGCCGGCGTCATCGGTTTGACGAAGTCGGCCGCCCGCGAGCTGGCATCACGGGGCATTACCGTGAATGCTGTGGCACCGGGCTTTATCGACACCGACATGACGCGGGAGCTGTCCGAGGATATGAGAGAAGGACTGCTCGGCGGCATTCCGCTCGCCCGGCTGGGCCAGCCGGAGGAGATCGCCGGAGTTGTTGCTTTTCTGGCATCCGAGAGCGCCTCATATATGACCGGCCAGGTGCTGCATGTGGATGGCGGCATGTATATGTAG
- the acpP gene encoding acyl carrier protein → MSDVLERVKRIVVDRLGVDEADVTLEASFKDDLGADSLDVVELVMELEDEFDMEISDEDAEKITTVGEVVNYIQSHT, encoded by the coding sequence ATGTCCGATGTATTGGAACGCGTGAAACGCATCGTTGTCGACCGCCTGGGTGTTGACGAAGCCGACGTGACACTAGAAGCATCTTTCAAAGATGACCTTGGAGCTGATTCTCTCGATGTAGTGGAATTGGTGATGGAATTGGAAGATGAGTTTGATATGGAGATCTCTGATGAAGATGCGGAGAAAATTACGACCGTAGGTGAAGTTGTAAACTACATACAATCTCATACCTAA
- the fabF gene encoding beta-ketoacyl-ACP synthase II, with protein sequence MKRRVVVTGMGVMTALGQDLDTFWNSLMEGKSGVSRIESFDVSEYTTQIAASMKDFNPEDYMDRKEARKMDRFVQFAVAAGSKALEDSGLEIGSNVDAERVGVSIGSGIGGLGTWEDQHNILLEKGPKRVSPFFIPMMIANMASGQMSINLGAKGPNTTQVTACATGTHSIGDSFRLIQRGDADVMICGGAEATIRPTGMAGFCAMRAMSTRNDEPEKASRPFDTGRDGFVMGEGAGVLVLESLEHAQARGAKIYAEVIGYGLSADAHHITEPDPDGAARCMKMAIRDAGISAEEVDYINAHGTSTPVGDRSETQAVKLALGDHAYKVAVSSTKSMTGHLLGAAGGVEAVICGLSLKHQRIAPTINLEDQDPECDLDYVPNHPREADLDVVMSNSFGFGGHNATIILKKYAE encoded by the coding sequence ATGAAACGTAGAGTCGTTGTAACAGGAATGGGAGTCATGACCGCTCTCGGTCAGGACTTGGACACATTTTGGAACAGCCTGATGGAAGGGAAATCGGGTGTATCCCGCATTGAATCCTTTGATGTAAGTGAATACACCACGCAGATTGCCGCGTCGATGAAGGACTTCAATCCGGAGGATTACATGGACCGGAAAGAAGCCCGCAAAATGGACCGTTTCGTTCAGTTCGCCGTTGCAGCAGGCTCGAAGGCGCTGGAGGACAGCGGACTCGAGATCGGAAGCAATGTGGATGCCGAGCGTGTCGGCGTGTCGATCGGATCGGGCATCGGCGGACTCGGTACCTGGGAAGACCAGCACAATATTTTGCTGGAGAAGGGACCGAAGCGCGTCAGCCCGTTCTTCATTCCGATGATGATCGCGAACATGGCCTCCGGCCAAATGTCCATTAATCTTGGAGCCAAAGGCCCGAATACGACGCAGGTTACGGCTTGCGCAACCGGGACGCACTCGATCGGGGATTCGTTCCGTCTGATCCAGCGCGGCGATGCGGACGTCATGATCTGCGGCGGAGCGGAGGCTACAATCCGTCCGACCGGCATGGCGGGCTTCTGCGCGATGCGCGCGATGTCGACCCGCAACGATGAGCCGGAGAAGGCAAGCCGGCCGTTCGATACGGGCCGCGACGGATTTGTTATGGGCGAAGGCGCAGGGGTGCTTGTGCTCGAATCGCTGGAGCATGCTCAGGCGCGCGGAGCGAAAATCTACGCCGAGGTCATTGGTTACGGCCTGAGCGCAGACGCTCACCACATTACGGAGCCCGATCCTGACGGGGCGGCACGCTGCATGAAGATGGCGATCCGCGATGCGGGCATCTCGGCGGAGGAAGTGGACTACATTAATGCCCACGGAACGTCGACACCGGTCGGTGACCGGTCCGAGACCCAAGCGGTTAAGCTTGCACTCGGCGATCATGCTTATAAAGTGGCGGTAAGCTCCACCAAATCGATGACAGGCCATTTGCTGGGAGCCGCCGGCGGCGTTGAAGCGGTGATTTGCGGACTTAGCCTGAAGCATCAGCGCATCGCGCCGACGATCAATCTGGAGGATCAGGATCCAGAGTGCGATCTCGATTATGTACCTAATCATCCGCGCGAAGCCGATTTGGATGTCGTGATGTCCAATTCCTTCGGGTTCGGCGGTCATAATGCAACGATTATCCTGAAAAAATACGCCGAGTAA
- the rnc gene encoding ribonuclease III codes for MSGDLKQLQHKLHIQFRNAMLLKQAFTHASYVNEHRFSQNQDNERLEFLGDAVLELTVSEFLYNLYPDRPEGELTKLRASIVCEPSLVQFALSLDFGRYVLLGKGEEMTGGRTRPALLADVFESFVGALYLDQGLEAVRQFLHDHVFPSITVNGRPQMSDYKTELQELTQHHSMGALEYRIVEERGPAHEREFVSEVYMGSKCLGRGSGRSKKEAEQQAAAVALKQLKRSDA; via the coding sequence TTGAGTGGAGATCTGAAGCAGTTACAGCATAAACTCCATATTCAATTTCGAAATGCAATGCTGCTGAAGCAGGCCTTTACCCACGCATCTTATGTAAACGAACACCGCTTCAGTCAGAACCAGGACAATGAGCGCCTCGAATTTTTGGGCGATGCCGTTCTGGAGCTGACCGTCAGCGAGTTCTTATACAATCTGTATCCGGACCGGCCGGAAGGAGAGCTGACCAAGCTGCGGGCTTCCATCGTATGCGAGCCTTCGCTTGTGCAGTTCGCCCTGAGCCTGGATTTCGGACGGTACGTATTGCTCGGCAAGGGAGAGGAAATGACGGGCGGACGTACCCGCCCGGCTCTTCTGGCTGATGTATTCGAATCGTTTGTGGGGGCGCTTTATCTGGATCAAGGACTGGAGGCGGTGCGTCAATTTTTGCACGATCATGTATTTCCTTCCATCACCGTCAATGGCCGTCCGCAGATGAGCGATTATAAGACCGAGCTTCAAGAACTGACGCAGCATCACAGCATGGGTGCCCTGGAATATCGCATCGTTGAGGAGCGAGGGCCGGCACATGAGCGGGAGTTTGTCTCAGAGGTATACATGGGAAGCAAATGTCTTGGACGCGGAAGCGGAAGATCCAAGAAGGAAGCCGAGCAGCAAGCGGCGGCGGTAGCGCTCAAGCAGCTGAAGCGCTCGGACGCCTGA